The genomic DNA CACCGTGGATGCTGTCAAGATAGCGGGTGAAGTCGGCCTCGGCGGACGCATCAACATGATCATGCAGACCGCCTTCTTCAAACTGGCTGACGTCATTCCGTTCAAGAAGGCCGTGGCCCTGCTCAAGGACGGCATCGAAGCCGCTTACGGCAAGAAGGGACCGAAGATCGTCAACATGAACAATGCTGCCGTTGACAACGCCATCGACGCCATTGTCGAAATCCCGGTCCCAGCAGCCTGGAAAAAGCTTGAAGACGACAAACCCAAAGCCCGCAAGGAACCCGCATACGTCAAGGACGTCATGCGTCCCGTGCTGGCCCAGAAAGGCGACGATCTGCCCGTCTCGGCATTCACCGATGACGGCACCATGCCTTCGGCCACCAGCAAATACGAAAAACGCGGCGTCGCCATCATGGTTCCCGAATGGATCGCGGACAACTGCATCCAGTGCAACCAATGTGCGTTCGTCTGTCCGCATTCCGCCCTGCGCCCGGTACTCCTCACCGATGCCGAGGCCCAGAAGGCACCCAAGTCCTTCGCCACCCTTGAAGCCAAGGGCAAGGACGTCAAGGGCATGCAGTACCGCATGCAGGTCAACACACTTGATTGTCTGGGCTGCGGCAACTGCGCCGACATCTGTCCGGCCAAGGAAAAGGCGTTGGTAATGAAGCCCATCGCCACCCAGACGACCGAACAGGTACGCAACTTCAACTACTCGGAAAAGGTTTCCTACAAAGAGGCCTTTGGCCGCGACACCGTCAAGGGCAGCCAGTTCCGCAAATCCCTTATGGAATTCTCCGGAGCCTGTGCAGGTTGCGGTGAGACACCGTACGTCAAGGTCATCACCCAGCTCTTTGGTGAGCGCATGGTGATTGCCAACGCCACGGGTTGTTCCTCCATCTGGGGCGCATCCGCACCGACTACACCGTACTGCACAAACGAAGACGGCCACGGTCCCGCATGGGGCAACTCCCTGTTCGAGGACGCCGCCGAATTCGGGTTCGGTATCGAAATGGCTCTGGACCAGCGCCGCGCCCATCTCGTCAGCCTGATGACCGAAGCTGCCAAGGATGAATCCGGCAAGATCAAAACCGCCATGAAAAACTGGATCAAGGTCCGTGATGATGCCGAGGAATCCAAGATCGCAGGTGACAAGCTGAAAGAGGTCCTCAAGGGCACGCGCAAGAAGGCGCTGAAGGAAATCGCCTCCATGTCCGATCTGTTCACCAAAAAATCCATGTGGATATTCGGTGGTGACGGCTGGGCCTACGACATCGGTTACGGCGGTCTGGACCATGTCCTCGCATCCGGCAAGGATATCAATGTCCTGGTCATGGATACCGAGGTCTACTCCAACACCGGCGGCCAGTCCTCCAAGGCGACACCGCTCGGCTCCATCGCGAAGTTCGCTGCCGCAGGCAAGGGCACTGGCAAGAAGGATCTCGGACGCATGGCAATCACGTACGGCTACGTTTACGTTGCTTCGGTCGCCATGGGTGCCAACAAACAGCAGTTCCTCAAGGCGATCAAGGAAGCCGAGGCCTATCCCGGACCGTCCCTGATCATCGCCTACGCCCCGTGCATCAACCAAGGCATCAAGAAGGGTATGGGCAAGACCCAGCTCGAACAGAAGCTGGCAGTGGACTCCGGCTACTGGCCGCTCTACCGCTACAACCCGAATCTGGTGGAAGAAGGCAAGAACCCCTTCCAGCTGGAATCCAAGGCTCCTGACGGCTCCTTGCAGGAATTCCTGTCCGGCGAAAACCGTTACGCCATGCTGGAAAGGCTCTACCCCGAGTTCTCCAAGCAGTTCCGCGCCCAGATCGAAAAGGACTACAACATCCGCTACGCCGCCCTCAAGCACATGGCCGGCGAAGGCTGCGACGACAAATAGTCGTTACGGAAACAAAATAACAACGACACCCGCAGGCAACTGTGGGTGTCGTTTTTTATTGTATAAGCCGAGTGCGAATAAACGCACTCGGCTTTGTTACTTGTAACGAACGAGTCAAATGTAAGGGAAAAGAAGTGAGCGCCCCTACTCTACAGACTCTCATCAATCATAAAATCGGTACAAAGTGCTACTAATACGAAACTGTTACGGCAGAAGAAACTCTTTTTGCCTTGTCTACAGCAGCCTCAACGTCGTCAGCAAGGGCCAAGGCAACGCCTAGACGGCGGACTCCGGCGCATTCGCCTTTTCCGAAAATCAAGACTTTCGTGTCTGCTTCACGAAGCGCAACATCAACGCCTTCAAAGGCGGGCTTGTCTGATGTGCCGTTAGA from uncultured Pseudodesulfovibrio sp. includes the following:
- the nifJ gene encoding pyruvate:ferredoxin (flavodoxin) oxidoreductase → MSKKMKTMDGNTAAAHVAYAMSETAAIYPITPSSTMGEVADEWAAQGRKNIFGQKVQIRQLQSEAGAAGAVHGSLAGGALTTTFTASQGLLLMIPNMYKIAGELLPSVFHVSARAVAGHALSIFGDHQDVMATRQTGFAMLASNSVQEVMDLSLVAHLAAIEASVPFISFFDGFRTSHEIQKIEVIDYDDMKPLVNMEKLEAFRAKSMNPEHPNIRGTAQNPDIYFQGREIANKYYDDLPAIVEDAMKKVGKLTRRRYKLFDYVGHPKADRIIVAMGSACECIEEAVNHLNANGRKVGLVKVRLFRPFSVKHMLRVIPKTVKKIAVLDRTKEPGSLGEPLYQDVCSAYFGKANAPKIVGGRYGLGSKEFSPAMAVAVFDSLARPKHNFTVGIEDDVTGLSLPHCGCVDTTPEGTVQCKFWGLGSDGTVGANKQAIKIIGDNTRMYAQGYFAYDSKKSGGITISHLRFGKKPIQSTYLITDADYIACHNPSYVHLYDVLDGIKDGGTFVLNCPWTAEQMEKELPAAMRRTIAQKNLKFYTVDAVKIAGEVGLGGRINMIMQTAFFKLADVIPFKKAVALLKDGIEAAYGKKGPKIVNMNNAAVDNAIDAIVEIPVPAAWKKLEDDKPKARKEPAYVKDVMRPVLAQKGDDLPVSAFTDDGTMPSATSKYEKRGVAIMVPEWIADNCIQCNQCAFVCPHSALRPVLLTDAEAQKAPKSFATLEAKGKDVKGMQYRMQVNTLDCLGCGNCADICPAKEKALVMKPIATQTTEQVRNFNYSEKVSYKEAFGRDTVKGSQFRKSLMEFSGACAGCGETPYVKVITQLFGERMVIANATGCSSIWGASAPTTPYCTNEDGHGPAWGNSLFEDAAEFGFGIEMALDQRRAHLVSLMTEAAKDESGKIKTAMKNWIKVRDDAEESKIAGDKLKEVLKGTRKKALKEIASMSDLFTKKSMWIFGGDGWAYDIGYGGLDHVLASGKDINVLVMDTEVYSNTGGQSSKATPLGSIAKFAAAGKGTGKKDLGRMAITYGYVYVASVAMGANKQQFLKAIKEAEAYPGPSLIIAYAPCINQGIKKGMGKTQLEQKLAVDSGYWPLYRYNPNLVEEGKNPFQLESKAPDGSLQEFLSGENRYAMLERLYPEFSKQFRAQIEKDYNIRYAALKHMAGEGCDDK